One region of Streptomyces sp. NBC_00442 genomic DNA includes:
- a CDS encoding class I SAM-dependent DNA methyltransferase, translated as MTSDRWLADTRASYDTVAADYADHVRDLLDRTPYERAVLALFAGLVTSAGGGPVADVGCGSGRITAHLRDLGVDAFGIDLSPTMIDVARREHPGLHFEVGSMTHLDIDDASVAGLIAWYSLIHVPDDEVDRVLEHFRRVLRPGGTLLLGFHVGDETRLKTCGYGGHPMKVYVHLRRAGHLTERLDAAGFTVQARMSLSSAESSRGAVLLARRRPAR; from the coding sequence GTGACTTCCGATCGCTGGCTCGCCGACACCCGCGCCTCCTATGACACCGTGGCCGCCGACTACGCCGACCACGTGCGTGACCTCCTCGACCGGACTCCCTACGAGCGCGCCGTGCTCGCGCTCTTCGCCGGCCTGGTGACGTCCGCGGGCGGAGGCCCGGTCGCGGACGTGGGCTGCGGGTCCGGGCGCATCACGGCCCATCTGCGTGATCTGGGCGTGGACGCGTTCGGCATCGACCTGTCGCCGACGATGATCGACGTGGCCCGGCGCGAACACCCCGGCCTGCACTTCGAGGTCGGCTCCATGACGCACCTCGACATCGATGATGCGTCGGTGGCCGGTCTGATCGCCTGGTACTCGCTGATCCACGTCCCCGACGACGAGGTCGACCGGGTCCTCGAGCACTTCCGGCGTGTCCTACGCCCCGGCGGCACTCTGCTGCTGGGCTTCCACGTCGGCGACGAGACGCGGTTGAAGACGTGCGGCTACGGCGGCCACCCCATGAAGGTGTACGTGCACCTCCGCCGGGCCGGCCACCTGACGGAACGGCTCGACGCGGCCGGCTTCACCGTCCAGGCCCGGATGAGCCTCAGCTCGGCGGAGAGTTCCCGCGGGGCGGTGCTCCTGGCGCGTCGGCGACCGGCGAGGTAG
- a CDS encoding low temperature requirement protein A, producing the protein MSDDSAGAAVRAPSEEDRHASWLELFFDLVAVAGVAQIARLLHGTPGPADVGFYVLLFLAFWTAWICFTLYANVADAGTHTRTVLFAMFGMAVMAAAVPGVHEGDDQHARVFALAYVLTRVLANRAWQHRRQVLVDWPAAQMSFGVTPWIVSLWVHEPARQWLWALGIVLDLYVTFAVSARDVVRHRAARERRESRRPGRVRAGGLSLARSQADHLSERLGLFVIIVLGEGVAQVIEAAADVPWERKLYGFSVAAFALLTAVWALSFRHGYAGVPHLAAGVLPARAALPLHCFLAGCLAALAAALGAAVEHLETLPNATRWLLCSALAGYFLLSGLAWLGRANRERRWLLCVPVPCCALPLLLAGFGARLSTLTVVWLLVLVALWPILFERRRARLMPGSDG; encoded by the coding sequence GTGAGCGACGATTCGGCCGGGGCGGCTGTGCGGGCGCCGTCGGAGGAGGACCGGCACGCGAGCTGGCTGGAGCTCTTCTTCGACCTCGTGGCCGTCGCGGGCGTGGCACAGATCGCCCGCCTGCTGCACGGCACGCCCGGTCCGGCCGACGTCGGGTTCTACGTGCTGCTCTTCCTGGCGTTCTGGACCGCCTGGATCTGCTTCACCCTGTACGCCAACGTGGCCGACGCGGGCACCCACACCCGCACGGTGCTGTTCGCGATGTTCGGCATGGCCGTCATGGCGGCCGCGGTGCCCGGTGTGCACGAGGGCGACGACCAGCATGCCCGGGTGTTCGCGCTCGCCTACGTCCTGACCCGGGTGCTCGCCAACCGCGCCTGGCAGCACCGGCGTCAGGTGCTCGTCGACTGGCCCGCCGCGCAGATGTCGTTCGGCGTGACCCCGTGGATCGTGTCCCTCTGGGTGCACGAACCGGCCCGCCAATGGCTCTGGGCCCTCGGCATCGTCCTCGACCTGTACGTCACGTTCGCGGTCTCCGCGCGCGACGTCGTCCGGCACCGGGCGGCCCGGGAGCGGCGCGAGAGTCGACGACCCGGCCGGGTCCGCGCCGGGGGCCTGTCATTGGCGCGGTCGCAGGCGGACCATCTCAGCGAGCGGCTCGGCCTGTTCGTGATCATCGTGTTGGGCGAGGGGGTGGCCCAGGTGATCGAGGCCGCCGCCGACGTTCCGTGGGAGAGGAAGCTGTACGGCTTCTCCGTCGCCGCCTTCGCCCTGCTCACCGCGGTGTGGGCCCTGTCGTTCCGGCACGGCTACGCGGGAGTGCCCCACCTGGCCGCGGGGGTCCTTCCCGCACGCGCCGCGTTGCCCCTGCACTGCTTCCTGGCCGGCTGCCTCGCGGCGTTGGCCGCCGCGCTCGGGGCGGCCGTCGAGCACCTGGAGACCCTGCCCAACGCCACGCGATGGCTGCTCTGTTCGGCCCTGGCCGGATACTTCCTGCTCAGTGGCCTCGCCTGGCTCGGGCGTGCGAACCGCGAACGCCGCTGGCTCCTGTGCGTACCCGTGCCGTGCTGCGCCCTGCCGCTGCTCCTCGCGGGGTTCGGAGCGCGCCTTTCCACGCTGACGGTGGTGTGGCTCCTCGTCCTCGTCGCGCTGTGGCCGATCCTCTTCGAACGCCGGCGCGCGCGGCTCATGCCGGGAAGTGACGGGTGA
- a CDS encoding chloramphenicol phosphotransferase CPT family protein produces the protein MATEPVAAPFTPAASPAGESRTRGGLIIFLNGTSSSGKTSIARELLPILGDTYFSMPVDAFHAMRTTPPGLAPDLLADVLRRTWMGFHRAVAGMAAGGNNIVVDHVLSERWRLLDCLALFAPADVVLVGVHCPLPELERRERERGDRPPGLAARQLDRVHAHGLYDIECDTGTTSPIACARKIRDFLPRRPAPTAFERLNSLVCEGGGEGAAPAGPSGWYL, from the coding sequence ATGGCGACAGAGCCCGTTGCGGCCCCGTTCACCCCGGCCGCGAGCCCGGCCGGCGAGTCGCGGACGCGCGGCGGATTGATCATCTTCCTCAACGGCACGTCGAGTTCCGGCAAGACGAGCATCGCGAGGGAACTCCTCCCGATCCTGGGCGACACGTACTTCTCCATGCCGGTGGACGCCTTCCACGCCATGCGGACGACTCCGCCGGGCCTCGCCCCCGACCTGCTCGCCGATGTACTCAGGCGCACCTGGATGGGCTTCCATCGGGCGGTCGCGGGAATGGCGGCCGGCGGCAACAACATCGTCGTCGACCACGTCCTCAGTGAGCGGTGGCGGTTGCTCGACTGTCTGGCGCTGTTCGCCCCCGCGGACGTCGTCCTGGTCGGCGTGCACTGCCCGCTGCCCGAGCTGGAACGGCGTGAGCGGGAGCGCGGTGACCGCCCGCCGGGTCTGGCCGCGCGACAGCTGGACCGGGTCCACGCCCACGGTCTGTACGACATCGAATGCGACACCGGCACCACGAGTCCGATCGCCTGCGCGCGGAAGATCAGGGACTTCCTGCCGCGTCGTCCGGCCCCCACCGCGTTCGAGCGCCTGAACTCGCTCGTGTGTGAAGGGGGCGGAGAAGGTGCCGCGCCGGCTGGACCATCAGGGTGGTATTTGTAA
- a CDS encoding glyoxalase superfamily protein: protein MDEEVIPILHVEHAATAVAWYARLGFAKESEHRFEPGLPAFVGVVRGRVRLFLSEHRGDARPDTLLYLRVTDVDAIASEFGVAVNDVPWGREIELRDPDGNRLRVGTPPWLQPR, encoded by the coding sequence ATGGACGAAGAAGTCATCCCGATCCTGCACGTCGAGCACGCCGCCACAGCCGTGGCCTGGTACGCGCGCCTCGGCTTCGCCAAGGAGTCCGAGCACCGATTCGAGCCGGGTCTGCCCGCGTTCGTCGGAGTCGTACGCGGCCGCGTACGACTGTTCCTTTCGGAGCACCGGGGCGACGCCCGGCCCGACACGTTGCTCTATCTGCGCGTGACGGACGTCGACGCCATCGCGTCGGAGTTCGGCGTCGCAGTCAACGATGTCCCCTGGGGGCGCGAGATCGAGCTGCGCGACCCCGACGGCAACCGACTGCGGGTGGGCACTCCGCCATGGCTCCAACCGCGCTGA
- a CDS encoding bestrophin-like domain yields the protein MSPAVQALAITLAVALFAAATVVAKHRFFPPDPADEPREDVAEYISMMVGVLYALVLGLALVSVWETSDNASSHVQAEAGALHQTYLVADALPSAEQSRVRAIAQQYAQHVVVAEWPRMAARESLGAGGWTLLSELRGATRVPANATPAQQIAAQELLAQLGTLDEARRGREQDAQSSLSPVLWVGLILGGVLTVAFMFLFGIQRNATHIVMVMGLAALITFLVLLIHELDAPFGGYLGTDTSAFTRHFPA from the coding sequence GTGTCCCCAGCCGTGCAGGCCCTCGCCATCACCCTCGCGGTGGCCCTGTTCGCCGCGGCGACGGTGGTGGCGAAGCACCGCTTCTTCCCCCCGGATCCCGCCGACGAGCCGCGCGAGGACGTCGCCGAGTACATCTCGATGATGGTCGGTGTGCTGTACGCGCTCGTCCTCGGCCTCGCCCTGGTGTCCGTGTGGGAGACCAGCGACAACGCCTCTTCCCATGTACAGGCGGAAGCCGGCGCCCTGCACCAGACGTACCTGGTGGCCGATGCCCTGCCGTCCGCGGAGCAGAGCCGCGTGCGGGCGATCGCCCAGCAGTACGCCCAGCACGTCGTCGTCGCGGAATGGCCGAGAATGGCGGCCCGCGAGAGCCTCGGCGCGGGCGGGTGGACGCTCCTTTCGGAGTTGCGCGGCGCGACCCGCGTACCGGCCAACGCGACCCCGGCCCAGCAGATCGCGGCCCAGGAACTCCTCGCCCAGCTCGGCACGCTCGACGAGGCGAGGCGGGGGCGCGAGCAGGACGCGCAGAGCAGTCTCTCGCCCGTCCTGTGGGTCGGCCTGATCCTGGGCGGGGTGCTGACCGTGGCCTTCATGTTCCTCTTCGGCATCCAGCGCAACGCCACTCACATCGTGATGGTCATGGGGCTCGCCGCGCTCATCACCTTCCTGGTGCTCCTCATCCACGAACTGGACGCGCCGTTCGGGGGCTACCTCGGCACGGACACCTCGGCGTTCACCCGTCACTTCCCGGCATGA
- a CDS encoding GNAT family N-acetyltransferase, with product MPIEPAETEPWLPAGWVVAWDDTGHLMAVDLMPAQPAVPDGYTVTVEDAGAVSHVTVLDAVTGKRAAKGQMARLGESVVVDRVLTEESYRRRGLGHVVMRTLVNHALDAGATLGVLGATDSGRALYETLGWKKHATLAECVYRP from the coding sequence ATGCCGATCGAGCCCGCGGAGACGGAGCCGTGGCTGCCCGCGGGTTGGGTGGTGGCCTGGGACGACACCGGGCACCTGATGGCCGTCGACCTGATGCCCGCCCAGCCCGCGGTCCCCGACGGCTACACCGTGACCGTGGAGGACGCCGGGGCGGTCAGTCACGTCACCGTGCTGGACGCCGTGACGGGCAAGCGCGCGGCCAAGGGGCAGATGGCACGTCTGGGAGAGAGCGTGGTCGTCGACCGGGTGCTCACCGAGGAGTCGTACCGCCGCCGCGGGCTGGGGCACGTGGTGATGCGTACGCTCGTCAACCACGCCCTCGACGCGGGTGCCACCCTCGGCGTGCTCGGCGCGACCGACAGTGGGCGTGCCCTGTACGAGACCCTGGGCTGGAAGAAGCACGCCACGCTCGCGGAGTGCGTCTACCGTCCCTGA
- a CDS encoding LysE/ArgO family amino acid transporter: MNSGTLPAAIAGFTTGLSLIVAIGAQNAFVLRQGVRRQAVLAVVGICAASDAALVALGVGGLGAVVTAWPAALTTVGLAGGGFLICYGVLAARRVLRPAAAQGLEAKGASTGSVRTAVLTCLAMTWLNPHVYLDTVLLLGSTAADHGALRWTFGFGAMLASLVWFTGLGYGARLLSGVLARPTAWRVLDTLVAATMLTMGTLLLARTFWA; the protein is encoded by the coding sequence ATGAACAGCGGCACACTCCCGGCGGCGATCGCCGGATTCACCACAGGCCTGTCCCTCATCGTCGCCATCGGCGCGCAGAACGCGTTCGTCCTGCGTCAGGGGGTGCGCCGCCAGGCCGTCCTCGCGGTGGTCGGCATCTGCGCCGCATCGGATGCGGCCCTCGTCGCCCTCGGGGTGGGCGGGCTCGGAGCCGTGGTCACCGCGTGGCCCGCGGCATTGACCACCGTCGGCCTGGCCGGCGGCGGGTTCCTGATCTGCTACGGCGTCCTGGCCGCCCGCCGCGTCCTGAGGCCCGCCGCCGCCCAGGGGCTGGAGGCGAAGGGCGCGTCGACGGGATCCGTCCGCACGGCGGTGCTCACCTGCCTGGCCATGACCTGGCTCAACCCGCACGTCTACCTGGACACCGTGCTGCTGCTCGGCTCGACCGCCGCCGACCACGGCGCACTGCGCTGGACCTTCGGCTTCGGGGCCATGCTCGCCAGCCTGGTGTGGTTCACCGGCCTCGGCTACGGGGCCCGCCTCCTCAGCGGCGTCCTGGCCCGCCCCACCGCTTGGCGGGTCCTTGACACGCTGGTCGCCGCCACCATGCTGACGATGGGCACCCTGCTGCTGGCCCGCACCTTCTGGGCGTGA
- a CDS encoding isoamylase early set domain-containing protein, protein MLERKRSKDSIEITFVLPVDAPPGPVSVVGDFNDWRPGTHELLARKDGKRAVTVELPDRTTHAFRYLAAGDYWFDDESADGHDGANSRLHT, encoded by the coding sequence GTGCTGGAACGCAAGCGGAGCAAGGACAGCATCGAGATCACGTTCGTGCTGCCTGTCGATGCCCCGCCCGGCCCGGTCAGCGTCGTCGGTGACTTCAACGACTGGCGGCCCGGCACCCATGAGCTGCTGGCCCGCAAGGACGGCAAGCGTGCGGTGACGGTGGAGCTGCCCGACCGGACCACGCACGCCTTCCGTTACCTGGCGGCCGGGGACTACTGGTTCGACGACGAGAGCGCCGACGGCCACGACGGCGCCAACAGCCGCCTCCACACGTGA
- a CDS encoding phosphotransferase: MTDPRHTHMAARTIAAAALGRDPGPMTTAPSSSHHVFAGSDVVLKLIDTDGHTRLNREIALTPHLPPGLAAPLLDSGVHRLGTRNVRYACYARVPGTAPGMGLPGADSTTARVLAEQAVQRLLSLHAWKPTGHVAQLLKEPLDHGGFTSREALVTEVDALAALDGRGAVPRSLLDGLAAIAESAPHHALTNVPVHADCHWDNWLAHDRAVTALLDFEWARFGTPADDWLFLVRFSGPHMETVLDVVARATRTPVESLRSDCEVREAAHLASDLRAALQHPDEQAKLLTDRIRSLEELVVGRYWWRGPRRDRMTPTDSLAER, translated from the coding sequence ATGACCGACCCGCGACACACGCACATGGCCGCTCGCACCATCGCCGCGGCCGCCCTGGGGCGCGACCCGGGCCCGATGACGACGGCGCCGAGCAGCTCCCACCACGTATTCGCCGGTTCGGACGTCGTCCTGAAGCTCATCGACACCGACGGCCACACGCGGCTGAACCGTGAGATCGCCCTCACGCCGCACCTGCCGCCCGGCCTCGCCGCTCCTCTGCTCGACAGCGGCGTCCACCGGCTCGGGACGCGCAACGTCCGTTACGCCTGTTACGCCCGTGTGCCCGGAACGGCGCCGGGCATGGGCCTGCCCGGCGCCGACAGCACGACCGCCCGCGTCCTGGCTGAGCAAGCGGTGCAGCGGCTCCTCTCCCTGCACGCCTGGAAGCCCACCGGTCATGTCGCGCAACTGCTCAAGGAGCCTCTCGACCACGGCGGGTTCACCAGCCGCGAGGCACTCGTCACCGAGGTGGACGCCCTCGCCGCCCTGGACGGCCGAGGAGCCGTTCCCCGTTCCCTCCTCGACGGGCTCGCGGCGATCGCGGAGAGCGCCCCGCACCACGCCCTCACTAACGTGCCGGTCCACGCCGACTGCCACTGGGACAACTGGCTCGCACACGACCGCGCCGTGACGGCCCTGCTGGACTTCGAATGGGCCCGCTTCGGCACACCGGCCGACGACTGGCTGTTCCTGGTCCGCTTCAGCGGCCCTCACATGGAGACGGTGCTCGACGTCGTCGCACGGGCGACGCGGACCCCGGTCGAATCCCTCAGGTCCGACTGCGAGGTTCGCGAGGCGGCCCATCTCGCATCGGACCTCCGCGCGGCACTGCAACACCCGGACGAACAGGCGAAGTTGCTGACCGACCGGATCCGTTCGCTTGAGGAACTCGTCGTGGGGCGGTACTGGTGGCGCGGGCCCCGCCGGGATCGAATGACGCCCACCGACTCCCTGGCCGAGCGCTGA
- a CDS encoding SigB/SigF/SigG family RNA polymerase sigma factor yields MSDTIHSRGQHGHGDAPDTSAAFVRLGTLVRGPEYETLRADLVAQWLPMAQRLALRYRNRGAETDDLYQVAAIGLLKAVDRYEAARGPFEAYAIPTINGELKRHFRDVLWAVHVPRRVQDLRNKVRIARQELKAMRPGEPTVAELAARSGLDEQDVRAGLAALGSFKSLSLEAETRTEGGEGGESVCLTDTLGAPDPGFDAVIDREAVRPALRALPERESRILYMRFFEGMTQNQIAAELGISQMHVSRLLNSTCARLRDQALDDDRVGAA; encoded by the coding sequence ATGTCGGACACCATCCACAGCCGCGGACAGCACGGCCATGGCGACGCCCCCGACACCTCGGCGGCCTTCGTCCGTCTCGGGACGCTCGTGCGGGGGCCCGAGTACGAGACCCTGCGGGCCGACCTCGTGGCGCAGTGGCTGCCGATGGCGCAGCGCCTGGCGCTCAGGTACCGCAACCGCGGCGCGGAGACGGACGATCTTTACCAGGTCGCCGCGATAGGACTGCTCAAGGCCGTCGACCGGTACGAGGCCGCGCGGGGCCCCTTCGAGGCGTACGCGATTCCGACCATCAACGGCGAACTCAAGCGGCACTTCCGTGACGTCCTGTGGGCGGTCCACGTGCCGCGCCGGGTCCAGGACCTCCGCAACAAGGTCCGTATCGCCCGGCAGGAGCTGAAGGCGATGCGGCCGGGCGAGCCCACCGTCGCCGAACTGGCCGCCCGGTCAGGGCTCGACGAGCAGGATGTACGGGCCGGCCTCGCGGCCCTCGGCTCCTTCAAGAGCCTCTCGCTCGAAGCCGAGACGCGAACGGAAGGCGGCGAGGGCGGGGAGAGCGTCTGCCTGACGGACACGCTCGGCGCCCCCGATCCCGGATTCGACGCCGTCATCGATCGCGAAGCGGTCAGGCCCGCCCTCCGGGCGCTGCCGGAGCGGGAATCGCGGATCCTCTACATGCGGTTCTTCGAGGGCATGACCCAGAACCAGATCGCCGCGGAGCTCGGCATCTCCCAGATGCACGTCTCACGTCTCCTGAACAGCACGTGCGCCCGCCTGCGCGACCAGGCGCTGGACGATGACCGCGTCGGCGCCGCCTGA
- a CDS encoding TetR/AcrR family transcriptional regulator, whose amino-acid sequence MAEPTESEARTPRERYRAQVREEIKKHAWEQIASAGASALSLNAIAKQIGVSGPALYRYYASRDDLITELIRDAYRSLADTFRAHAVAGTDLAGLADALRHWALADPQRYFLIYGTPVPGYEAPEDTVQTSSEIMSVILAACAAEPQPATTTPLDDHLAEHRVWAREAKVPPAALSRALAFWTRLHGALSLELAGHFTGMGFDAAELYRAETRTLTGP is encoded by the coding sequence GTGGCCGAGCCGACAGAGTCGGAAGCAAGGACTCCCCGGGAGCGGTACCGCGCCCAGGTGCGCGAGGAAATCAAGAAGCACGCCTGGGAACAGATCGCGAGCGCCGGCGCTTCGGCGTTGTCCCTCAACGCGATCGCCAAGCAGATCGGGGTGAGCGGGCCCGCGCTCTACCGGTACTACGCCAGCCGCGACGATCTGATCACCGAACTCATCAGAGACGCCTACCGAAGCCTGGCCGACACTTTCCGGGCCCACGCCGTCGCCGGTACGGATCTCGCCGGTCTCGCGGACGCCCTGCGTCACTGGGCCTTGGCGGATCCGCAGCGCTACTTCCTCATCTACGGCACGCCGGTGCCGGGTTACGAAGCCCCGGAGGACACCGTTCAGACCTCTTCCGAGATCATGAGCGTCATTCTCGCGGCGTGCGCGGCCGAGCCGCAACCGGCCACCACGACTCCTCTCGACGACCATCTGGCCGAGCACCGCGTATGGGCCCGCGAGGCGAAGGTGCCGCCCGCCGCCCTCAGTCGTGCGCTGGCGTTCTGGACCCGTCTCCACGGCGCCCTGTCCCTCGAACTCGCCGGCCACTTCACGGGCATGGGCTTCGACGCGGCAGAGCTCTACCGAGCCGAGACCCGGACCCTGACTGGGCCCTGA
- a CDS encoding zinc-dependent alcohol dehydrogenase, which translates to MRALTWHGKRDVRVDTVPDPTIQDDDDIVIKVTTTGLCGSDLHLYEVLGPFLDPGDILGHEPMGIVEEVGPKVTALKPGDRVVVPFNISCGSCFMCTQGLHSQCETTQVHEHGSGASLFGYTKLYGQVPGGQAQYLRVPFGNALPIRVPDGPSDERFVYLSDVLPTAWQAVEYAAVPPGGSVAVLGLGPIGDMSARIAAHRGAGTVIGIDLVPERLERARRRGVHTLDLQECGDNLTDAVRELTGGRGPDAVIDAVGMEAHGSRVAAAAQGMAAVLPDALASAMIKRAGIDRLSALHTAIDLVRRGGTISISGVYGGAADPMPMLTMFDKQLQLRMGQANVRRWVDDILPLLTDGDPLGVDDFATHRLTLEQAPDAYEMFQKKRDGAVKILFTP; encoded by the coding sequence ATGAGGGCACTCACCTGGCACGGCAAGCGGGACGTACGCGTCGACACCGTGCCCGACCCCACCATCCAGGATGACGACGACATCGTCATCAAGGTGACGACGACCGGCCTGTGCGGCTCGGACCTGCATCTGTACGAGGTTCTCGGCCCCTTCCTCGACCCGGGCGACATCCTCGGACACGAACCCATGGGCATCGTCGAGGAGGTCGGCCCGAAGGTCACCGCACTGAAACCGGGCGACCGCGTCGTCGTCCCGTTCAACATCTCGTGCGGATCCTGCTTCATGTGCACCCAGGGCCTGCACTCCCAGTGCGAGACCACCCAGGTGCACGAACACGGCTCGGGCGCCTCGCTGTTCGGCTACACCAAGCTCTATGGGCAGGTGCCGGGCGGCCAGGCACAGTATCTGCGCGTCCCGTTCGGCAACGCGCTGCCCATCCGGGTCCCGGACGGCCCCTCCGACGAGCGCTTCGTCTACCTGTCCGACGTCCTGCCCACGGCATGGCAGGCGGTCGAGTACGCCGCCGTCCCACCCGGCGGCAGCGTCGCCGTTCTCGGCCTAGGGCCCATCGGAGACATGAGCGCCCGCATCGCCGCCCACCGCGGGGCCGGAACCGTCATCGGCATCGACCTCGTACCGGAGCGCCTGGAGCGAGCGCGCCGGCGCGGCGTCCACACCCTCGACCTCCAGGAGTGCGGCGACAACCTCACGGACGCGGTACGCGAACTCACCGGAGGCAGGGGACCGGACGCCGTCATCGACGCCGTCGGCATGGAGGCCCACGGCAGCCGCGTGGCGGCCGCGGCCCAGGGCATGGCGGCCGTCCTGCCCGACGCACTCGCCTCGGCCATGATCAAACGGGCCGGAATCGACCGGCTCTCCGCGCTCCACACGGCGATCGACCTCGTGCGCAGGGGCGGCACGATCTCCATCTCCGGCGTCTACGGCGGCGCGGCCGACCCGATGCCGATGCTGACCATGTTCGACAAGCAGCTGCAACTGCGCATGGGCCAGGCCAATGTCAGGCGCTGGGTCGACGACATCCTGCCGCTGCTCACCGACGGCGACCCCCTGGGAGTGGACGACTTCGCCACGCACCGCCTCACGCTTGAGCAGGCACCCGACGCGTACGAGATGTTCCAGAAGAAGCGGGACGGCGCCGTCAAGATCCTCTTCACCCCGTGA